A single Zootoca vivipara chromosome 1, rZooViv1.1, whole genome shotgun sequence DNA region contains:
- the RPE gene encoding ribulose-phosphate 3-epimerase isoform X3, with protein sequence MHMMVAKPEQWVKPMAVAGANQYTFHIEATNNPGALIKDIRENGMKVGLAIKPGTTVEYLAPWANQIDMALVMTVEPGFGGQKFMEDMMPKVHWLRTQFPSLDIEVDGGVGPDTIHKCAEAGANMIVSGSAIMKSDDPRAVINLLRNVCCEAAQKRSLDR encoded by the exons ATGCATATGATGGTTGCTAAGCCAGAACAGTGGGTGAAGCCTATGGCTGTAGCAGGTGCCAATCAATATACCTTTCACATAGAAGCTACCAACAATCCAGGGGCACTCATTAAGGACATAAGAGAAAATGGGATGAAG GTTGGTTTGGCTATCAAGCCAGGAACTACAGTAGAATATTTAGCACCATGGGCCAATCAGATAGACATGGCCTTAGTTATGACTGTGGAACCTGGATTTGGTGGACAGAAGTTCATGGAAGATATGATGCCAAAG GTTCATTGGCTGAGAACACAGTTTCCTTCCTTGGATATTGAAGTGGATGGTGGTGTAGGGCCAGATACCATTCATAAATGTGCAGAG GCTGGAGCAAATATGATTGTGTCTGGGAGTGCTATAATGAAGAGTGATGATCCCAGAGCGGTGATTAATCTCCTGAGGAACGTATGTTGTGAAGCTGCTCAAAAGCGCTCCCTTGACCGATGA
- the RPE gene encoding ribulose-phosphate 3-epimerase isoform X2 — protein MHFVPNITFGHPVVESLRKQLGQQPFFDMHMMVAKPEQWVKPMAVAGANQYTFHIEATNNPGALIKDIRENGMKVGLAIKPGTTVEYLAPWANQIDMALVMTVEPGFGGQKFMEDMMPKVHWLRTQFPSLDIEVDGGVGPDTIHKCAEAGANMIVSGSAIMKSDDPRAVINLLRNVCCEAAQKRSLDR, from the exons GCATTTTGTACCAAACATCACTTTTGGCCACCCTGTTGTAGAGAGCCTTCGGAAGCAGCTGGGTCAACAGCCCTTCTTCG ATATGCATATGATGGTTGCTAAGCCAGAACAGTGGGTGAAGCCTATGGCTGTAGCAGGTGCCAATCAATATACCTTTCACATAGAAGCTACCAACAATCCAGGGGCACTCATTAAGGACATAAGAGAAAATGGGATGAAG GTTGGTTTGGCTATCAAGCCAGGAACTACAGTAGAATATTTAGCACCATGGGCCAATCAGATAGACATGGCCTTAGTTATGACTGTGGAACCTGGATTTGGTGGACAGAAGTTCATGGAAGATATGATGCCAAAG GTTCATTGGCTGAGAACACAGTTTCCTTCCTTGGATATTGAAGTGGATGGTGGTGTAGGGCCAGATACCATTCATAAATGTGCAGAG GCTGGAGCAAATATGATTGTGTCTGGGAGTGCTATAATGAAGAGTGATGATCCCAGAGCGGTGATTAATCTCCTGAGGAACGTATGTTGTGAAGCTGCTCAAAAGCGCTCCCTTGACCGATGA